The genomic window ctgagcaacaatgaTCGACTAATCCACTTAGTCAAGTAAGCAGAAAGTGGTGTTTTGGTGTTCAAAAGCATTAAGCAGTTCagaaaataagaaagcaaacaaCAAAAGTAGTGTGAAATATATGAGAGAAAACAGTTAAAGTTTTAGAGTTGTTTATTTGTTCAGATTAAGtttttttactaattattttaatcatgcaagattcgttTCAcagcaaactgtaattgactaaaccctaatgtcttagtgatttagtctcgtCTAACCCAATTCAACTGCCAATGTCTTGATCACTTAATTTAGATTAGAGGGTTAAGAGCaaatctagtttatggccacagaaatcttaattacccaaagctaaatggattatatgtcacgtatccagattagttcaagtaattagcaatttaggaggaattcgCTTTTAAGCTGTTCTTCAAGCAAGATAACTCTGTCGAGAATTACAAGAACACATGTAGAATAAGGATTATACTGTCGTTCTACCCGGATTCATAAAATGAAGAGCGAAAGCAATCCTtaaaactgaatcaatacattaattaaaatagaaaagcaatagtcttaatccattgaaataaacagagctcctaaccttaaccgaggaggtttagtggctcatgagtTACAGAGAAAATAAGGGTTCTGAAAAGTGAAACGGAAGTGAGAAGATCTCCctaaagggtgaatcttttcccttttatatctaacctaatttgatttgaaattaaaataaaataataaattctaaacctaaaagattttgtttgtaaataaaaattataaaaataaaagataagataataactaAGAGCTAAATCCACTAAagatgctcctttgaagaggttgGATCCAGATTGAGTGGCactaaacgccaggattggcgtTTAGCACCTAGAGAGGCAGAAACGCTTCTGATCTGTGCTGGGTACTGGCGCTAAAcgacaagctggcgtttaacgcccaagggGGTAACCTCAAATATTCTTCTTTTTGCTCAAAACTCTACCAAATTGatccgaatttcacctgaaatcataaaaataccagaaaaacttaaagtagcatccaaagagaattttaacactaaaatataattaaactaactaaattcTAACTAAATTTAACTAGAAAATAAGCATAAAATGGGTATAAGATGTTCACGCATTAGATGTAAAGAGAAATGAACCCTAGAAGTCGGATCGGAGTATCTCCCAAAGCAAAGAGTATCTGGTATGCTCTCAAATCTTTTTTCTCTAGGCCCAGCTTATCAAAAGCTAGTTTAAACAAGATTTCCGCGGAGCTTCTCTGATTTACCAAGGTACTGTGGAGGTTTGCATTGGTAAGTATCATTGTGATCACGACAGGGTCATCATGTCCAGGTACTACCCTTTGGGCGTCCTCTTTTGTAAAGGTGATAACGAGGAGGTCGGGCATCTCATTTTTCTCATCGACCAGGTGGACTTCTTTTAAATGTCTCTTACGAGAATATTttgtgttgagttaagaaattaactaaattaattagtgatgacaaacattatttttggacaaaataaataattagtgttgatcaTTGATAATTgcatattactaattatttataaaatgttGCAGGCCACAACTCATGAGAAAGCCCAAATGGAATGGAAAATAAGGCTGATGGGTTGATAACTCAAAACGAAGCCCAAAAGGACACAAAGTTAAGAAATCAAAACGGGCCAAAATGAAGTGATCCAACCCAAGCCCGATTTGATATTCAGCAAGCAAATTCCCTCCCACTTGCTTTCACCAAATCAACGTACCTTTCTCCTCTGTTCCAATCAAATCACTGAACTCAGAAAAAGTAAGAAAAGAGCTTAGTCCCTAAGCTAGTcatgaaagaagaaggaaagagaaggttaagcaaaGAAAGGTAAGGTCTAATCAACTATTTCAAACCACATCAAGAAAAGATCAGAAGGTTAAAGGCAACCCATTTTCTTATACATGCAACacattttcttctcttcatcttcaacccTCTGCCACTCCGTTTTGAGCTATATGGAAAAGAGGATTTTTGTTCTTCATTGCTGTGAATCTACGGTCACAAGTAATTCTTGGAGACCAAGTAGCATCTCAATGGTTCAGATTtggttgaccattggaagactcttatggttgctgctttatggctttcggtcaagatagagaagtcagaagcaaagtttctattTTGAAGATTACTGGGAAAAAGGTGATCggctgggttggtgaagctcaaagcTCAAGAAATTGACCtaggaagaagaacccagcaacatgcaaggagataaaagaagattttCTGTTCATTCAGAatcaaggagagaaaaccagagtttgGTAAGTTGTGTTCTGTGAAGAGTTCCCtgagaagttcctctacttggacaatgttttctttcaaagaagcattctgcCAATATTGAAGAACTGAATCTGAGGCTTGCAAAGctagtttatcacatagcaaagaggatGTTAATGAAGTCAATccccttcatgttttacagattgtaatgtacttttctatgtttatctttctgtaatttcttgagtgaaaaggcataGTGAGAGAtttcaagtaaaagccatgagtgaaaaaaggctgagtgatacacttgagagaaaagcctagagttattttctgatttctttaggtatgtctatgtcttgtatcttgtacctgtaaggtatccctttcttagttggattagcactaagagtgaagagttaggtattagcatagccaatgtcaagttaggttagaacttaagtatgaaaggattgtgtcaatcctgtggaattggtgtatgtaatacttttaactatagtgaaaatttctCCATTGTtatggaggagactggacgtaggttgcatagcacaaggcagccgaaccaggatacatgatggtgttagcttttctcttctctactctgttctattttctgatattcatgagacaaaaataaattgtctcataaatttctgctgctgagttcaaacagaagcaggattgaaagtttgttttaaagggtCACTTCTGTAACTaaaaagaaaggcatagattcaaccccccttctttaagcctaccacaaccttcatttTATTactcctcctcctgcaaatccttcAGTAATCATATGGATGTGCCTATCAGGAGTTCATGGCAGTTTATCTTAGCAAACTCtgtcttcttcatctctttttctCTTACCCAGGTCATCTGACTTGTCTGCTAAATACATATCCAACCAACTTTCTGTAACCAATTTCTTGATTACATTTTTTAAATCATAGCAACCATTGATGAAATGGCCGTAGATTTTATGGTATTCGCAGTATTCTGACTGACtctcatcttttttattttttctcggCCTAGGAGGTGGAATTTTTTCCGTGTGGCAAATCTCTCTATAGATGTCAACAAGGGATACTCGTAatggggtgtaattatgatacctTCAAATTTTGTCCGACTTGTATTCctcttttttctttgatttcttcTCTTTGTCTCGAGCTGCATATTAATTGTGTTATCTCGGAGTAGGTTCCCTTAAACGAGTtgtttcttccatattgatataCTTCTCGACTCGCTCTTTCATCTCGTACAAATAGGTCGGGTGcctctttgatatggattggGAGAAAGGACCTTCTCTAAGGTTGTTGACTACTAGTCCCATGATGACCGCTTCAATAGGTAGATTCTAAATCTCCAAGCATGCTTTGTTAAATCTGTCCATATAAACCCATAGAGATTCTCCGACTTCTTGTTTTACTCCTAAAAGGCTTGGCGCATGCTTGACCTTATCGTTTTGGATGAAAAATTGGGTAAGAAAACTTCTTTCCAAATCGTCGGAGCACGTGACTGATCTAGGTGGTAAACTATCAAAACATTTCATGGCCGCCTTGGTTAACGTAGTCGGGAAGGTTTTACAGCGTCTGCCAAGTACAttcgacttttgaaattgctcaGATGATGCCTTGGATCAGTGGTTTCATCATAAAGATCCATGTCCGAGCTCTTAAAAGTTCTAGGAACTTTAGCTCGCATGATTTTTTCTATAAATAGATCTTTGCCTGTCAGAGGTGTTTCTTCTCAGTCATCAGCTCAAGCTCTCCTACCCTTAAAGTCAGACTCCGGTTTCAAGAGATTTTCTTCTAGCTCTCTTCATCATCGAACTTCCCTTCTCAAGGCTCCTTCAAATTCTCGTTGTCACTCTAGCTCCTTCTCGAGTTGTTCCAGCTAGCCTTGATATTCGTGGACAAGTCCCATGATCTTCGTGGGATTTCTTGGCTCGGATCCTTTAAGTCGGTGTACTTCTGAGCTTATCATGTCTCTCCAGGTTTGGAAAGTGCGCATCTCTGGCTACACCTTTTCCTCTATCAGTTCGGGGAGGTATGACTAACGCTCGCTCGTCGTTGTATTGCTCTTCTTCTCGAGCTTCCAAATCGGAAGCTGTGTGTCTATCTTCTGTGTGTCTATCTTCTGGAATATCGTCCACCATCGTACAATCTTGATTTTTaggtcctcggcaacggcgctaatGTTTCGAGGTTTACCTGAAACGTATAAATTTGGGCCTGAACATAAGGTCCAGGCTCCTTTTGGGTTTTAGTGTCCGACGTCTTCTGGTGTCGAAGTGTCGCcatccgagttcctcgtgaggaggtgggggtggtacctgcaagggactctaatgtttaagttagcaagagtttaaacaggtttttagtagattggaaTTCAAGAATACTTGAGAGTGTTagggtatttataggtgtagACGTAGCGTTAATAACCACCTTTTAGAGTTGTTCCACCTTTGATGGTGGATAGTCGTTTCTTTATTAGGAAGGTTGTTGAGATCTCCTTTCTAGATTAATAAGAGATATTGAGGGGccttagttacttatttagataagtagAGATAAACCCATGTCGTCGTGTCTGACCTCTGTTAAGGTTGGACCGGTGTTGGTTTGgataaggtggaaactcaggtatagtcgacttcacgtgaagttgatagctgatagccgttagatgaaaatttagtcaaatcatctaactgctctcaattatcaacttcacctgaagtcgactgtacctgagtttccacctttgCATAATATCTGTAAATTGGACTTTATTCATTTTGGTTCTCGCTAAGTAATAGGCGAGGGTATGAACACCGCCAATAAAACCATCAATATAATCGATGATATTTTAATGCATTTTTGATAGTTTATTttcatgaatttaattttgatgcattatcaatgtaaaatagttttatatatatttttaattatataatattatatcaataaaaataattattttttatattgaccgtatgaattatcataaaaaaaaataaatataattgtaCAACTGTGTAAAATACTCTACGCCGGTggatgtatcaaaattaaactcctaCCTTCATTCCAAATAATTTGCACGATGCGCGATGTTAATGGCGATGCATGACATGACCATAAGCAATAAATAATTTTCTAGTATTTATTTAATGAAAATCATTAGCCGATGTGACAACCATTCTGTTAATTGAATCATGTTCTTGCATTCATTTGGTTACCACAATAACAACCATGATGTCTGTTTTCCTCGACCAGATTTTGAACCCTTCAGATATACTTAATTTAATACAAACTTATTAATTTTAATGCAGCATAGCTACATATAAATACACCAAAAGCTTAAGCAAAAGCCCCTTACAACTGCCATGGCCACAAGAACTACCTTGAAGACTCCATTACCAACTACCTTCTTCACCCTTCTTTCCCTCTTGATATTCCTTTCTCCATCTCTTGCTAATGATGATTTCACTTCCTCTCCATGCAACCTCACACCCCACCCTACATTTTGCACTGCCACTCTACCCTCTCCCAATATTTTATCCGTACACGACCAATGCCGGTTCTTCCTTAACCAATCCTTAGTAATAACAAAGAAGGTTCTCGAAATGGTCTCTTCTTATCTAAGAGACCGCCGTATGAGAATTCCGGGTTCCACTTTACATGCTATCGAAGACTGCGTGAACTCTGCAGAACTGAACATTGATTTCTTGTCCATTGTCCTCAGAGCTGCCGAAAGAACCGCCGCAAATAGCTATCAAGCTCATTATTACGATACACAAACAATGCTTAGCGCCGTCTTAACCAATCATCAAACGTGTATGGACGGTTTTAACGAAGTAACTCCATATCCAAGAATCACCGGGGGATTATCAAGTGTACTGTCAAATGCATACAAGCTTTACAGCGTTTCGCTGGCGCTTTTCGCTCACGGTTGGGTTAAAAACCCGGCCGCAAGACCAAGAACTACCATGAACAGAAAGTTACACCAAACAATCTTAGATGGCGATGAAGGGTTGGTGGTGAGAGAGAAAGTTGTGGTGAATCCGAACGGATCTGGGGATTTCACCACCATAAATGATGCTGTGGATGCAGCACCTAACAATACCGGCACCAACAATGGGTACCATGTTATTTATGTTGTTGCTGGGATTTACAATGAGTACGTGTCCCTGTCGAAGAACAAGCAGAACGTAATGATTGTTGGAGATGGCATCAATCGCACCGTGATCACTGGCAATCGAAGCGTGGTTGATGGATGGACCACTTTCCAATCTGCAACATTCGGTGAGCtaatgttttttctttttctttttcttttttgagtaTTTAACGTTTGGTCATCATGTTAATGGATGTCACATGCAATGTATCTATAATGGTGTGCATTAATTTCAGCACTTTGCTTGGTTGGTTCATGGCTAATGTAAGCACCAAATCTTTGgggtttttaatttaaataaaaaatattaactttTAGTTTGGGTAATACTTAAAAGACTTAATTTCACAAACAGAATAATTCCACAGGCACATGTTGCAAAATTAAGGAAGATAGGTGACAACTTGCACAATAAGTAATTACAAATAGATTTTTAGACATATTTCGCAAGCATTGCTAGCAAAATATAAACAAATCACCTACATCTCATAATTTTTACTCTTCAACAACatttagatatttttaaattttaagttaataatttatttattctcTAANNNNNNNNNNNNNNNNNNNNNNNNNNNNNNNNNNNNNNNNNNNNNNNNNNNNNNNNNNNNNNNNNNNNNNNNNNNNNNNNNNNNNNNNNNNNNNNNNNNNNNNNNNNNNNNNNNNNNNNNNNNNNNNNNNNNNNNNNNNNNNNNNNNNNNNNNNNNNNNNNNNNNNNNNNNNNNNNNNNNNNNNNNNNNNNNNNNNNNNNNNNNNNNNNNNNNNNNNNNNNNNNNNNNNNNNNNNNNNNNNNNNNNNNNNNNNNNNNNNNNNNNNNNNNNNNNNNNNNNNNNNNNNNNNNNNNNNNNNNNNNNNNNNNNNNNNNNNNNNNNNNNNNNNNNNNNNNNNNNNNNNNNNNNNNNNNNNNNNNNNNNNNNNNNNNNNNNNNNNNNNNNNNNNNNNNNNNNNNNNNNNNNNNNNNNNNNNNNNNNNNNNNNNNNNNNNNNNNNNNNNNNNNNNNNNNNNNNNNNNNNNNNNNNNNNNNNNNNNNNNNNNNNNNNNNNNNNNNNNNNNNNNNNNNNNNNNAGATGAATTAAAAGATGACTTTTGGTTAAtttgaaaaaattattaattgtgatattttaaatttataagtttaagaaacatatttttttttttaaatttgaagtaacacaaaatttaaatttctataTTAATCATGACAAAATTTATTTCGAAGGTTTTTTCTCTCTTAATTTCGCAACCTATGCGCAAAATTGCTTTACCTACAAAATTAGCTATTAATACATAAAAACCTTCTAACTttacatattaaaaattaatgAATATTTTATTAAACTAAAAAAGCCACCAAATCTTGGTTTTCAGCCTGAGGAAAAAAGGAAATCACTTGTTAGTATGCCAAATTGGATAAACAATGAATGcgtgagaaaaaaaagagagttgGCGTAGTATCAACTAAAGAAAATGTCGAAGTGTATCACATTGAGTAGTGGTAGGGACATTTTCCCGAGAAAGGTACAAGCTAAGCCTCTCTAGGCTTATTTGGTTTTTGCTTTTTACCAGTTTTAGTAAGCACAAAAGAAAAGTGTacggaagaataaaaagaaggacACTAGTTAAGTGGTTATGATGTTCAANNNNNNNNNNNNNNNNNNNNNNNNNNNNNNNNNNNNNNNNNNNNNNNNNNNNNNNNNNNNNNNNNNNNNNNNNNNNNNNNNNNNNNNNNNNNNNNNNNNNNNNNNNNNNNNNNNNNNNNNNNNNNNNNNNNNNNNNNNNNNNNNNNNNNNNAAAAGTGGAAATgaattctttcctttttttttctaccgaaaaaaataaagtgtgatctcacttttaattttataaatgagattaaaataaataaataattaaattaaatagaagAGGATCTACTCTCCATAAAAGCTACTACAAGACTGTATCTCATTCTCGTATAAACCAACTTAGAGTTAACTGAGTTGTGGTCTCATTGTAGCAACCTATTGGTTATTAATATTATTAGTTTCCCAAACAATTATTACAAAATAGTTTGGTTCCAAGAGACTCTCAATTAGCCAACTATACTTAAATTAAGCCACATTATTATAGTGGAAACTATCATACTCGTAggcctaaataaaaaaatattatatacatgAAAANNNNNNNNNNNNNNNNNNNNNNNNNNNNNNTATTGTGCACAGCTGTAGCTGGAAAAGGGTTTGTAGCAGTGAACATTACATTTCGCAACACAGCGGGCCCCGCCAAGCACCAAGCAGTAGCTGTAAGAAACAGTGCAGATATGTCCACATTCTACACCTGCAGTTTCGAAGGCTATCAAGACACACTGTACACGCATTCTCTAAGACAATTCTACAAAAACTGTGACATTTACGGAACAGTTGACTTTATCTTCGGCAACGCCGCAACTTTGTTTCAAGACTGCAACATCTTTCCAAGACTACCCATGCAAAACCAATTCAACGCTATCACGGCGCAGGGCCGAATGGATCCGAACCAAAACACCGGAATTTCCATTCAGAACTCATGGATCGTTGGAAATGATGGGAACTACAGCAGGGTAGAAACGTATCTGGGAAGGCCTTGGAAGGAGTATTCAAGAACGGTTTACGTGCAGTGTTTCATGGATGGGATAGTTGATGGAAAAGGTTGGGTTGAGTGGAATGGGGATTTTGCATTGAGGACCTTGTATTTTGCGGAATTTGCTAATTGGGGTCCAGGTTCAAATACTACTAATAGGGTCACTTGGGAAGGGTACCATCTGGTCGATGAAAATGATGCAGATGGTTTCACTGTGTACAATTTCATACAAGGTGATTCATGGTTGCCCAAGACTGGAGTGCCCTTCAAAGCTGGGttattgaaattataattttaaattatttttttaaaattaatttgaattataataatttgattaataaaaaagtaatatgTTATacattgtttgattttttttaaatttagtgttAATTGGATTAATTCTAAAATACTTATTAATCGGTTTTAAtaatctattttcttcaataaatcagagatatatactgaatgtgatcataaataatatagtaatagtcAAATTCATTAACAAATATATTGGCTATTATCGcactataaaacaaattaaatataaagactATTAGCACTTATAAATCTATAAAATTGCATTATCTTTGATTCGTGCAaggtttacttatcaaataaacttaaaatatgaacaaaaaatatttataaaatagacCTAACATCACTTGAAAGAATTATGGAAAATAATAAACTTACTTTATCATCCATGAGAATCATTTTTATGTAAGTCGTCCTATTCTTGTCAAATTTAAATAGTACTTTCCATAAAGTataataattaatgaaaaaatatgagcagaaaataaaacatattaattaaaattcaatttgttATCTAATTAATCTTGTGTTTATACGATATAACTTTACGAAAATGTTATGAATCATAACCTTTTtcattctacaaaaaaaaaaactatatgtAGCCTTTAGcagtacaaaaataattataaaaattaattattgatattgATATTAATCACAATTGTATATATTCCTCAATTCCGACTCCATTCATACGTATATTAACAGTTTTTTTTCTAATagtgatgttttaattttttgtttttctttttttatgtatctttttttttaaatagtgatattttaatattttttttttaaatatatttttcttaataattacattactaatctaaaatataaaataagaaaaaaatatgatacatatatacaagaaagaaaataaacttaaaaattagaaaaaaaatttatattaaaaaatgtaaaaaataatatattcaaaaagaatagtcataatatataaattgagtcaacaatttaaatttttctaaaactaatttaatcaaataccaatattagaaataaattacttGAATAATATTTAGGCCCAGTTTgggtaaataacttaaataagttcttttgaaaaaagagcttaaagcatgaggacttttattaatagtagcttataaataagttattttgtctttggatttttagttataaaagtacttattttaaagttgtagcgtttggataaataactcaaaaataaattttttttacagaagagaatgaatattaaaataactatgataacaaatactttccaatattgaatgttgattttacataacctaatcactgatattgtgtatgatatggtaggtaaaaataaaaaataaatataaaatgtgtgtcaatgtatatttttgttgctattttttattttttttactcctATTAAAACTCTCTTCTCATTTATTGAGGTCAAGAACTTGCTataattaactatgaaaataatagCAAGCTATAAAATtacatgtaaaaaaataaaattaaaactacaaTTTCATACCacagttaaatacaaatttaataataaaaaatagagtgataaaatgataaaaaaaatatttagaaggAATATATGCAGTAAGTTGTTCAGATGCAATATTTTctgaaaatggtggtggaggaTCAATACTTCCATCAGATGAATCATTACGTGAAAAAGAGGAAGTTTGGAACATTGCTGTGAGAATGATGGTGAAACGATGGTGGAAGGCCAGTACTTCTAGCAAACTTTGCGTGAAAATGGTGGTGATGAAGGGTCGGTATTTTTCACAAAGTCAAGAAGGAAagtagattttttttgttttgaaattaaatttttgtaaGGAAGTGATAGAATGACTTATCGAGAAGCAGAGAAGTCATATATTTCTACTTCTTTGAAAAGCTGTAAATTAACTTTTCGGGAAGCTAAAAACTTTTTCTAAAATGGTGCCAAACACGCAGATTGTGACTTCTCATAATCCAAAAGTAGAAAAAAGTAGCTTCTGCTACTTCCCAAAAAGaatagtcataatatataaattgagtcaacaatttaaatttctctaaaactaatttaatcaaataccaatattagaaataaattacttGAATAATATTTAGTCTATTCTACTCCTTAAACACGTATAGATTAAAGTCATTTTCgtaacgacaaccaactgaaacaatatcgtaagttcgaacatttagaattcgtgcaaattcagaCCATTCTCTTGTTCTTTGAAAACCTTCTGTATCCCTGATAGAGTTGAATCGCAATTCCTTTTATGAAAAAGAGTTACGGATGTGGCtttgatgtgttggagaccaaaattCAGAAGTCACTGTTTATATCTGAGTgtgacacccattaaaccctaaaaccaaataaaatagtatctctggttttattctcatttaattctaaattaaaagtaataataacttatttaattcagcatttatgataataaatgagattatcattatataagtcacttaatgtaaaatagcttaatttgcgattataattaatatatgtattgcacATGAATAGATTAGGAAATaataattttgtaacaaaataatcattgaatttgaattacaattaattgattgatagaaattataataaattgtatgatatttaaataattaaccaaatcaattagttgatataattaatttattataataaattgaatttaatgagttaaaagaaataagtCGAAAAACACCATCANNNNNNNNNNNNNNNNNNNNNNNNNNATACCCTATAACTTATTTTGTTATCTATTTTAAGTAATTACTAACAttctatttttctaattatttgcttgtcttatttattatttatactttcaatcaattatattaataaacaaataaactaaattaaCTCCGATTATACTTAGACTATTCAACAATTCAACATAATCTTTTTAATTTGGGATTAACTACTAACGATAGAAATTTTTTTAGAGTAATTCAATATTATAAACATTGATTATTATTGtgaaataacctaaaatcataatgcaatttatttttaaagaaataattaagtattattgttaattatgaaataacctaaaatcataatgcattttatttttaaagaaacaATCATTAATTAATATCTATAAATAGAAATTATCGTCAAAatgctttgattaaaaatatgAGGGATTAATTActattcattattaataat from Arachis ipaensis cultivar K30076 chromosome B09, Araip1.1, whole genome shotgun sequence includes these protein-coding regions:
- the LOC107615399 gene encoding pectinesterase-like; the protein is MATRTTLKTPLPTTFFTLLSLLIFLSPSLANDDFTSSPCNLTPHPTFCTATLPSPNILSVHDQCRFFLNQSLVITKKVLEMVSSYLRDRRMRIPGSTLHAIEDCVNSAELNIDFLSIVLRAAERTAANSYQAHYYDTQTMLSAVLTNHQTCMDGFNEVTPYPRITGGLSSVLSNAYKLYSVSLALFAHGWVKNPAARPRTTMNRKLHQTILDGDEGLVVREKVVVNPNGSGDFTTINDAVDAAPNNTGTNNGYHVIYVVAGIYNEYVSLSKNKQNVMIVGDGINRTVITGNRSVVDGWTTFQSATFAVAGKGFVAVNITFRNTAGPAKHQAVAVRNSADMSTFYTCSFEGYQDTLYTHSLRQFYKNCDIYGTVDFIFGNAATLFQDCNIFPRLPMQNQFNAITAQGRMDPNQNTGISIQNSWIVGNDGNYSRVETYLGRPWKEYSRTVYVQCFMDGIVDGKGWVEWNGDFALRTLYFAEFANWGPGSNTTNRVTWEGYHLVDENDADGFTVYNFIQGDSWLPKTGVPFKAGLLKL